Part of the Triticum urartu cultivar G1812 chromosome 2, Tu2.1, whole genome shotgun sequence genome, GGCGGCCGACGGCAAGAAGCTATTTGCCATCGGGCCGTTGAACCCGCTGCTCGAGGCGACGGCGTCGAACCAGGGGAAGACGCAGCGGCACGAGTGCCTGAGCTGGCTTGACCAGCAGCCCCCGTCATCGGTGCTCTACGTGTCGTTCGGCTCGAGCTCCTCGCTCCGGGAGGAGCAAGCCGCGGAGCTTGCGGCGGCGCTGCACGGCAGCAAGCAGCGCTTCATCTGGGTGCTGCGTGACGCCGACCGCGGCGACATATTCACGGACGCTGGCGACAACCGGCACGCCGAGCTGCTGTCCCAGTTCACCAAGCAGACCGAAGGCATGGGGCTGGTGATCACGGGGTGGGCGCCGCAGCTGGAGATCCTGGCACACCGCGCCACGGCGGCGTTCATGAGCCACTGCGGCTGGAACTCGACCATGGAGAGCATGAGCCACGGGAAGCCAATTCTGGCCTGGCCCATGCACTCCGACCAGCCGTGGGACGCGGAGCTAGTGTGCAGCTACCTCAAGGCCGGCCTCCTTGTGAGGCCGTGGGAGAAACACGGCGAGGTGATACCGGCGACAACCATACAGGAGGCCATTGAAACGATGATGGTCGCCGAGGAAGGGCTCGCGGTGAGGCAGCGGGCAGAGGTGCTCGGGGAGGCCGTCCGTTCGTCGGCGGCTCAGGGCGGATCATCGCACAAGGAAATGGACGACTTCATATCATACATGACAAGGTGATGTATGATGATGGAAATTTTACACTGATGAAGAATGCTGTAGTTTCTGTTTAAATAAACTTTGAGCAGTTTGAGTTGAGCTTGGATTGTATCACTTGAGAGGAAATTTCATTTCGTAATtcttgtcgtggttttagtttaGAATTATGGAATGGAGTGATAGTATTAGGAGTAGTACTAAACAAGCATGAATGGCCCAGTATTTTCTTTGGTTGACACTGTCTCTTTGGGATCACGGATTAGAAGACTTGTCTGCCTTTTCTAATGTATTCTTCCTGTAATCTTTGACTATCTTAAAAAATATCTTGTTTGACCAAAGTGTTCAGATTGCAAGGATTGGCACATGGTTGCGCGAAAAAACAAACATAAAATGAGTTTGAAAAAGCGTTGCTACCATCTTAGATTCTCCGGTCTTTAGAGCATCTATAGTCAGACCTATCGTACTCGTTTCAAACGTCTGGACAGACCATCCGGTCACCAACCAAACTTCTCAAACTGTGGACAAATGCCCGGGCTGACCAGCATCCCTCATATTCAGCCCAAATATAGGGCGGACATGGGGCTGCCAAGACATGCGGCGCGTCCACCTGACAGGCCCGGCCCACTATCGACCCCATAGCTACCCCACAAAACTCTCAGCCCGGGTGCCTCACTACGGACCCTAGCTCACTCTCTCTCGCTTCCTCCTCTCCCCTCCCTCGTCGATTCCGATCCCGTCCACTGCGATGTCTAGCTCCGGCAACGAATCTGGCTCTGAGCTCGACTACGAGGAGGAGATGGCCCTCCGCATTGCGTCGGAGCGGTTCAAGGTGGAGACCGGTGGCATCTCCGGATCTGGAGCATCGCCGCAGGTCCCGTGTCGGCGCAGCGCGGACGCCAGAGCTGGACAATCTCGACCCGCGCGCATCGACGTCAGGACAGCACAGTCCGCACCGCCCTCACGCCATCTCCTTCCCCCGCTGTCCGCTCCTCCATGCGGGCAGCGGTGGGTGCTAGTGCCCGCGCAGCCGGCCCGCACGCGCACTCCGGCGCGCGCCGCGAGCTGCGAGAGGCAGCATGCATGGAAGAGGGACGCGTCGGAGCATGGGTGTCAGAGTCCGATGTGTCTCGTGTCCAGACTCCCGCAAATCTCCCAATGTTTGGTTTCGCTTTACAGGAAAATTGTGGCCCGGACTGCTCCGCAGACGGATGGGGTTGGCGTTAGATGGCTTCGGGGTCCAAACAACTATGTCCGAACAGTTGCGGGTGATTTGAGGATCGGCGTTGGAGATACCCTAACGAAGACCATGGCTCGACTTCTGGCGTCATCATGGTTGGCGAGGTGATCGGCACGGACGTTTGTGCGATGAGGCCATGGTAGCCGGAAAGACAAGTGGCGGTTCACTCAGGGTCTGATACAAATTAATAAGTAGACGGATATCGTCTTCCTTGCGTGTGTGGCTCAATACAGCTTGGTTGATACAAATTCTtggtcatgttttgcatcttatttggTTGCACACGAAGCCTCAAAGTGTATGAGTAAAAACACAAACACGAAGTTTGGTTGTATGTTTGTGCCCCTCAAATGCAACATGTGATTGTTTGATTAACCATGATTAATCTCATCTTTTTCGCACCGTGAACTTACCCCACATCACTACACTTGAACAACTTTGTCTATGAGCGTCAAAATAAAACGCTTACATGAAAGTTATATGAATGGTCAAACAATGTTCAACCACGTGCGATGAATTTTCTCAAATGTGTCTAGAACAGCATACACACTTTAGCACATTTGTACAGTCTAGTGGAGAGATATTATAGGTCTATTCGACTATGATCGTCAAAACAAAATATTTACAACGCGAAAAATATGTGAAAATGCGAGATGAAGCTACTCCTAAAAGAAAATTTCAAATAATCGCCCTTGCAAGACAAATTTGACAAACTCGTCTATAAAATCTTCAAACATAGACGCAAAATGGAAGATTTACAGCCAACGAAACTAGAAATCGACCATGCGAAAGAAACCACAACATTGACGTGCATCTTTTGATCTTTTTGGTGTAGAGTTTATCTCAAATCATAGcattagagcaactccaatgagGCGATTCATTTCGTCTGCGGCCGTCCGTTTTGGGTCGGCGCGACACAAAAggcggcccaacgcgccgacccaaacggacgcgcgtccgtttTTCGTCCGCGGGCGACCCATTCTCGGCCCATTTTTAAGCCGGATTTGCGTCGGTGTGGACACGCGACGGACGCGCGCGCTCGCTTACTCCTCTTCTCGGGCCCGCTGGTTTGTGGCACATTGGCCTCCTGTCTCACACCCTCTGGCCAACAAGCAACCCTCCCGCCTCCTCCGTCGCCGTCCATTTTTTTCCGGCGACTCTTCTAGCTGCCGCCGCCTCCACATCTGCCCAgcaacgcccccccccccccccagcaacgcccccccccccccgttgccCTCCGATGCCGTTTTTGCCGCGAGGAGCAAACTGCTTCCCACCGCCGCTTTCCCCATCGCACAGCCGCCCACGACCAAgaagccgcctcgccgcccctgCCACATCCGACCGGCACGCTCATCGGACACCGTCACACTCGTCGGACGTCGGCAGGGCAGCTAGCTTGTCTGTGGGCGGCGCGACTCCCCTCGCCGGTCGTCTCCAATGTCGACGCCCGCAAATTGTTCGACAGTTTGCCAAGGTACGAAATGGAGTCCGCCGACGAGTTCTTTTTCCAGAATTTTCTTTGCGACTCCGACGATTCGTCGTCCGACGACGAGGAGGACATATTGGCTGCCGTGTTGGTCCATCACCACCTCAACAACCAGCGGCCGTTGTTCCGTGGCTCCATTCCGGGCCACCTTCCGGTGTTGAATCGCAACTGAGAGAGTGGGCGTTTCCTTCTCTGGAAGGACTACTTTGATACAACAAACCCGTTGTTCAAACATCACAAATTCCGCCGCCGGTTCCATATGAGTAGGCATGTTTTCaactgaaaggatcgatatggttgactagaggggggtgaatagacaactaacaatttttaacttttttttaccaaattaaactttgcatcaaagtaggttgtctagatgtgcaactaggtgagcaacctatatgatgcaataacaacaaacaaacaagcaagcaagagaagtaacactaaagagcttgcacaagtaaaggtaagaaataaccaagagtggatccggtgaagacaaggatgtgttaccgaagttccttccttttgaagggaagtacgtctccgttagagcggtgtggaggcacaatgctccccaagaagccactagggccaccgtattctccacacgccctcacacaatgcgagatgccgtgattccatgATTGGCGCCCTTGAGGGCGGCAACCGGAACTTTACAAActaggttggggcaatctccacaacttaatcggaggctcccaacaataccacgaagcatcaccacaatggactatggctccgtggtgacctcaaccgtctagggtgctcaaacaccgaagagtaacaagatcctctagggataggtgggggaatcgaaaatctcttggtggaagtgtagatcggggccttctcaaccactcccgagcaaatcaacaagtttgattggctagagagatagatcagGCTAAAATGGAGATTGGggcattaatggagcttgagtGGGAAGAGGTAGGTCAATGGGGAAGAaagggacccccttttatagtgggggcaacaatccaaccgttgccccaccaaccagccccgcagagggcggtagtaccgcttgggggcggtagtaccgctgagccagcggtactgccgctccagctagcggtactgccgcgcagagGAGAGAAGCAGGGACCTggacccagagcggtactaccgcggtggtaagggcggtactaccgctgcgaagcggtactactgcctctactgccgcaactagtgccgcaaaacccgacacgagaaaaagagccctcgattcgaggcggtaggagccaaacaggccagcggtagtacagctgcggagtcaccggcggtactaccgctgtggagcggtactgccgcttgtgacccctcagcggtactaccgctgggtagcacggtactaccgctaggaCCCAGACAAGACACAACAGAGAGAAAAGATCTCTCCATTGAAGTGGAAGTCGAGGCGGTAGGGCCAGGCAGGCctgctgaaagtgcaactatccctaggtggttttggtaattcataacaacatatagctcattgagctaatgctattccaagatgattatttcaggaaagctcaatgattggcatggcatggatgttgaaagtggatccctcaaaatgctaaggacaaaggattggctcaagctcaaaagctcaagactcttcattttatattttagtgatccaagatcacattgagtctttaggaaaagccaatactatcaaggagggatgaggtgttgcttaatgagcctcttgcttcatgtgcttagtgatatgctccaaaacccttaactactttcccatatccacatttgacctaaacccaaagccaaactcggccctaccgattctttcaacccggcgccaccgagtttcacttgtcatagccattgccaaaccctagcaaatcggttctaccgatagggatctcggtctcaccgagatgggattgcaaactctctgtttccctttcgtaacttttcggtctcaccgaaagagcggatcggtcccaccgagattgcaatgtaaactctctgtttcctttttgtaacatttcggtctcaccgaaagagcaaatcggtcccaccgagtttacctgaccaactctctggttagcttattaccaaaatcggtctcaccgagtttgtgtaatcggtctcaccgagattatgttatgccctaaccctaaccatatcggtcctaccgagttgcatgtcagtcccaccgaaaatctctaacggtcactaggtttactatttcggtctgaccgagtttgttgatttggtcccatcgagattggtaaattgtatgtaacggttagattttgtgtggaggctataaatacctctccacctcctcttcactcgtggagagagccatcagaacacatctacacttccaactcatatgttctgagagagaaccacctactcatgtgttgagaccatgATATTCCATTCCttccatatgaatcttgatctctagccttccccaagttgctttccactcaaatcttctttccaccaaatccaaatcctgtgagagagagttgagtgttggggagactatcatttgaagcacaagagcaaggagttcatcatcaacacaccatttgttacttcttggagagtggtgtctcctagattggctaggtgtcacttgggagcctccgacaagattgtggagttgaaccaaggagtttgtaagggcaaggagatcgcctacttcgtgaagatctaccgctagtgaggcaagtccttcgtgggcgatggccatggtgggatagacaaggttgcttcttcgtggacccttcgtgggtggagccctccgtggactcgcgcaaccgttacccttcgtgggttgaagtctccatcaacgtggatgtaggatagcaccacctatccgaaccacgggaaaaacatctgtgtctccaattgcgtttgaattctccaaacccttccctttacattcttgcaagttgcatgctttactttccgctgccaatatactctttgcatgcttgcttgaattgtgtgatgattgcttgacttgtcctaaagtagctaaaatctgccaagaactaaaattgggaaaaggttaagtttttatttggtcaagtagtctaatcacccccctctagacatactttcgatcctacaccagCGGTAGTATAGATGCAGAGTCACCGGCGGCACTACcactgcggagcggtactgccgcttgtgacccctcagcggtactaccgctgggtagcacggtactaccgctgggacctaGACAAGACACAAACAGAGAGAAAAGATCTCTCCATTGAAGTGGAAGAGCTCTGAGGGTGAGAAGcagatgtgtacgtgttgattccacccaagcaataccccagcggaccccctcttgatagtacggtgccctctatgcaactagtccactgaaagagaaacgaaagagctacaccgtcttgaatgacactccgaggggaagaaatcgtctcatgccaaggatgaatctctgaaatactcaaagcacacgattagtccgcaaacacgttgtcatcaatcaccaaaaccacatcgagagagatatgcctcaacaatctccccctttttggtggattgatgacaactagggatttgcacaaggctccccctgaatgtgtgcacctagttagtggagcctttggaatgcaagacacacacatccggatcaacactccccctatattttatagtccaacaattctAAGCTCATGATATATGAGAGTAGGGTATaaaacaggacaagcatgcaactcataagatactacagtgctgaatagacataagtaataaggtagcgatagggagcatatgtctcacaccatatgtctagaacttaggtctcacaggcaccaaaccaaaccaaacaaaAGACAACGAGAGAACACACGAGAAAACACaagacacaaagacacactcGCAGCACGACAACAACACAATTtcctaaactctctccccctttggcatcgagacaccaaaagggcaaagagTGACGCTACGACTCTAGGTGATGGCAAGCTgaggatctcgaacatcacatctcagcGTGATCGTCTGCATCTCCGTCGTTGGTCAGAAACTGCTCAGCGTCTGAATCGGTCCAAGGGCAATGCTGGTGAATTCATTCCTCCTCTTTAGTGATCTATCCCTCAGAACCGCTGGCAACGGTCGCACCCAggtgacgcatgagctccttgtggtgCACCCTGGCctgcttctccgccacatgagtcatgtactgaccatgagactccatgcagaaaagcttcttcatcttgcgtttaAGCTTCTTTGCCCAAGAAGGTTCTGCACTAGAGGGCCCAAAGTCCTCCTCGTGATCATCAGTGGCAGCCCCACCCTCAGTCTCCATGGCAGCAACAGCAGTCGATGGACCCCCGGGTTTAGGCACTGGGGTGCtccaattgtccttcttcctcagacgcttgatctcatgagaaaccaagtctccagtttcCAGCATCACTCTGGGATAGACATGTGCCCAGGCcttctcaatgagcctcatgatgaatggaccatatatcgggcacttgcgctcagaaacggcagagagaagttcagaccacataacatgagaaatgtccaggctctctccagtgtttgcttccttctcataCTGGCAGAAAAGAAGTATGTCCACGAGAtaggagtggaccatatccagattcccgatgcgagggaagagagtctcacggaagacacgatgaagaatgtccagatatgtagacagctcataggtttccttcttagtcattgggtgaaccttcacagagcagtagggccaaag contains:
- the LOC125539380 gene encoding putative cis-zeatin O-glucosyltransferase, encoding MEGRAKNPAASVAVVAVPFPAQGHLNQLLHLSLELASRGLDVHYAASPPHVRQARARVHGWDDDALRSIHFHDLAISTYVSPPPDPAADPPFPSHLMPMFEAFTAGARAPLAAVLRELSASRRRVVVVHDLMNAFASEEAAQLPNGEAFGFYCTAVSSIVGRMDAGHRLLRDNGLTHLPTRVSQEFLDYASKRAMVARSISDGAGIVVNTCRALEGEFVDVVAEQTAADGKKLFAIGPLNPLLEATASNQGKTQRHECLSWLDQQPPSSVLYVSFGSSSSLREEQAAELAAALHGSKQRFIWVLRDADRGDIFTDAGDNRHAELLSQFTKQTEGMGLVITGWAPQLEILAHRATAAFMSHCGWNSTMESMSHGKPILAWPMHSDQPWDAELVCSYLKAGLLVRPWEKHGEVIPATTIQEAIETMMVAEEGLAVRQRAEVLGEAVRSSAAQGGSSHKEMDDFISYMTR